A genomic segment from Sulfuritalea hydrogenivorans sk43H encodes:
- the ttcA gene encoding tRNA 2-thiocytidine(32) synthetase TtcA, translated as MNAPLTKPLTARQAQKSAFEANKLAKRLRREVGQAIADFNMIEAGDKVMVCLSGGKDSFALLDILLFLREHAPIAFDIVAVNLDQKQPGFPAEVLPDYLRSIDVPFHIENEDTYSIVKRVIPEGKTTCSLCSRLRRGVLYRVAGELGATRIALGHHRDDILQTLFLNMFFGGKLKSMPPKLVSDDGRNIVIRPLAYCRERDLEAWAAERAFPIIPCNLCGSQPNLQRQQVKQMLNDWDKRFPGRIETMFRSLANVVPSHLLDARLFDFAGLKASGTPDPEGDIAFDAPELPADLPQAVNFQDRES; from the coding sequence ATGAACGCACCCCTGACCAAGCCGCTGACCGCCCGCCAGGCACAGAAATCTGCCTTCGAGGCCAACAAGCTGGCCAAGCGCCTGCGCCGCGAAGTGGGGCAGGCGATCGCCGACTTCAACATGATCGAGGCCGGCGACAAGGTCATGGTCTGCCTTTCCGGCGGCAAGGATTCCTTCGCCCTGCTCGACATCCTGCTGTTCCTGCGCGAGCACGCGCCGATCGCCTTCGACATCGTCGCCGTCAATCTCGACCAGAAGCAGCCCGGCTTTCCCGCCGAGGTGCTGCCGGATTACCTGCGCAGCATCGACGTGCCCTTCCACATCGAGAACGAGGACACCTATTCCATCGTCAAGCGCGTGATCCCCGAGGGCAAGACCACCTGTTCGCTGTGTTCGCGCCTGCGCCGCGGCGTGCTATACCGCGTCGCCGGCGAACTGGGCGCGACCAGGATCGCGCTCGGCCATCATCGCGACGACATCCTGCAGACGCTGTTCCTCAACATGTTCTTCGGCGGCAAGCTGAAATCCATGCCGCCCAAGCTGGTCTCGGACGACGGCCGCAACATCGTGATCCGGCCGCTGGCCTATTGCCGCGAGCGCGACCTTGAAGCCTGGGCCGCGGAGCGCGCCTTCCCGATCATCCCGTGCAACCTGTGCGGCTCGCAGCCCAACCTGCAACGGCAGCAGGTCAAGCAGATGCTGAACGACTGGGACAAGCGTTTCCCGGGGCGCATCGAAACCATGTTCCGCAGCCTGGCCAATGTCGTGCCCTCGCATCTGCTCGATGCGCGGCTGTTCGACTTCGCCGGCCTCAAGGCATCCGGCACGCCCGACCCCGAAGGCGACATCGCCTTCGATGCGCCCGAACTGCCGGCCGATCTGCCGCAGGCCGTCAATTTTCAGGACAGGGAGAGCTGA
- a CDS encoding BPSS1780 family membrane protein: protein MDARRLPARHGVLWLLAGFALFRRHPPLMTAITFGYLLTVIMVNLIPKAGPFLLPLLLPTLTVMLANGCRAVERGQPFGSEALTAGISEQRVGLIRLGGLHLIGSSLLVLFGFALGDPIVLSDGMTPEEAMALVNDLAVILLLASPMLMAFWFAPMLTAWDGVSAGKSLFFSFIASWRNWRAFTMYGLVLVLVGVLLPGLILIVAGALSQPLLSILSVALRMLLIFVLAPTMVASVYLSYRDVFAAAVPEPVPAQPDE from the coding sequence ATGGACGCGCGCCGCCTTCCCGCCCGCCACGGGGTGCTCTGGCTGCTGGCCGGCTTCGCCCTGTTCCGCCGCCATCCGCCGCTGATGACGGCGATCACCTTCGGCTACCTGCTGACGGTAATCATGGTGAACCTGATTCCTAAAGCGGGTCCCTTCCTGCTGCCCCTGCTCTTGCCGACCCTGACCGTCATGCTGGCCAACGGTTGCCGCGCGGTCGAACGCGGCCAGCCGTTTGGCAGCGAAGCCCTGACCGCCGGCATCAGCGAACAGCGCGTCGGGCTGATACGCCTGGGCGGCCTGCATCTGATCGGGTCGAGTCTGCTGGTGCTGTTTGGTTTTGCGCTGGGCGATCCGATCGTCCTCAGCGACGGCATGACGCCGGAAGAGGCGATGGCGCTGGTCAACGATCTCGCGGTGATCCTGCTGCTGGCTTCGCCGATGCTGATGGCGTTCTGGTTCGCCCCGATGCTGACGGCATGGGATGGGGTGAGCGCGGGCAAGTCGCTGTTCTTCAGCTTCATCGCCAGCTGGCGCAACTGGCGCGCTTTCACCATGTACGGCCTGGTGCTGGTGCTGGTGGGCGTGCTGCTGCCGGGCCTGATCCTGATCGTCGCCGGGGCGCTCTCGCAGCCCTTGCTCTCGATACTTTCCGTGGCGCTGCGCATGCTGCTGATATTCGTCCTGGCGCCGACCATGGTCGCCAGCGTTTATCTGTCCTATCGCGACGTGTTCGCGGCGGCGGTGCCAGAGCCGGTGCCTGCCCAGCCCGATGAGTGA
- the nadD gene encoding nicotinate-nucleotide adenylyltransferase, which yields MSDAGTGVLGLFGGTFDPLHIAHLRLAIEAREELGLADVRFIPAGNPALRDAPHCPAVHRLAMVERALATMPGFSVDASEVLSAEAAPGPSYTIDTLERQRRLQGAQRPLVLLLGADAFARLEAWHRWRELFELAHIAVATRPGHELRVMRSGIPGDGAGDTALDREFAARRGAAADLAGAPAGRIVPFAITALEVSASAIRRRLAQGLSVRHLVPDAVLDYIDSHQIYRTQHGH from the coding sequence ATGAGTGACGCCGGCACCGGAGTGCTCGGCCTCTTCGGCGGCACCTTTGATCCGCTGCACATCGCGCATCTGCGGCTGGCGATCGAGGCGCGCGAGGAGCTGGGCCTGGCCGACGTACGTTTCATCCCGGCCGGCAACCCGGCCTTGCGCGATGCGCCGCATTGCCCCGCGGTCCATCGTCTGGCGATGGTCGAGCGGGCTCTGGCGACCATGCCCGGTTTCAGCGTCGACGCTTCCGAGGTGCTGAGCGCCGAAGCCGCGCCGGGGCCGAGCTACACCATCGATACGCTGGAACGCCAGCGCCGCCTGCAGGGTGCGCAGCGCCCGCTGGTGCTGCTGCTGGGCGCCGACGCTTTCGCCCGACTGGAAGCCTGGCATCGCTGGCGCGAGCTGTTCGAGCTTGCGCATATCGCGGTCGCGACGCGGCCGGGGCATGAATTGAGAGTTATGCGAAGCGGTATCCCCGGGGACGGTGCTGGAGATACGGCGCTCGACCGCGAATTTGCCGCCCGCCGAGGCGCCGCCGCCGATCTGGCCGGCGCCCCGGCCGGCCGCATCGTGCCCTTCGCCATCACCGCGCTGGAGGTTTCCGCCAGCGCGATCCGTCGGCGGCTGGCGCAGGGCTTGAGCGTGCGCCATCTGGTTCCCGACGCCGTTCTCGACTATATTGATTCACATCAGATCTACCGGACCCAGCATGGACATTAG
- the rsfS gene encoding ribosome silencing factor, translating to MDIRKLQKIAVAALEDIKAKDIEVLNTSKLSALFDRVIIATGDSNRQVKALAKNVHDKVKEAGGQVIGIEGEETGEWVLVDLGDIVVHVMQPVVRSYYNLEELWKVAPKRSAKKKAGDADGE from the coding sequence ATGGACATTAGAAAACTCCAGAAAATCGCCGTTGCCGCCCTTGAGGACATCAAGGCCAAGGACATCGAGGTACTCAATACCAGCAAGCTCTCGGCCCTGTTCGACCGGGTCATCATCGCCACCGGCGATTCGAACCGGCAGGTCAAGGCGCTGGCGAAGAATGTGCACGACAAGGTCAAGGAAGCCGGCGGCCAGGTGATCGGCATCGAAGGCGAGGAAACCGGCGAGTGGGTGCTGGTCGATCTGGGCGACATCGTGGTGCATGTGATGCAGCCCGTGGTGCGCAGCTATTACAACCTCGAAGAGCTGTGGAAGGTCGCGCCCAAGCGTTCCGCGAAGAAGAAGGCCGGCGACGCTGACGGCGAATGA
- the rlmH gene encoding 23S rRNA (pseudouridine(1915)-N(3))-methyltransferase RlmH: MRLIVAAVSQRPPEWVVAGWTEYAKRMPRELPLELLEIKPEPRTTGKTAEAMMALEAARIDAQLPAGCRRIVLDERGEAPTTRQLAERLAKWMASGDDVAFIIGGPDGLDARIKNTAHETMRLSSLTLPHALVRVILAEALYRAASVLKNHPYHRE, from the coding sequence ATGAGGCTGATCGTCGCGGCGGTGTCGCAGCGGCCGCCGGAATGGGTGGTGGCCGGCTGGACCGAATACGCGAAGCGGATGCCGCGCGAACTGCCGCTGGAACTGCTGGAGATCAAGCCCGAGCCGCGCACCACGGGCAAGACCGCGGAAGCCATGATGGCACTCGAAGCCGCCCGCATCGACGCGCAATTGCCGGCCGGCTGCCGCCGCATCGTGCTCGATGAACGCGGCGAGGCGCCGACGACGCGGCAACTGGCCGAGCGTCTGGCAAAATGGATGGCGAGTGGCGACGATGTTGCCTTCATCATCGGCGGCCCGGACGGGCTGGATGCCCGGATCAAGAACACTGCCCACGAAACCATGCGCCTTTCCAGCCTGACCCTGCCGCACGCCCTGGTGCGCGTGATCCTCGCCGAGGCCTTGTATCGCGCCGCAAGCGTGCTGAAAAACCATCCCTACCACCGCGAATGA
- a CDS encoding Maf family protein, which translates to MIDPRIYLASRSPRRRELLTQIGVRFDLLLFRTGAREDHEVSEDWLPGETPEDYVQRVARAKAMFGASLIVSRGIVARPVLAADTTLDFDGEIIGKPRDEDDAAAILARLSGRGHRVLTAIAMARNERVEHRLSISEVRFRALTPEEIRRYVLSGEPMDKAGAYGIQGRAAMFIEDIRGSHSGIVGLPLCETTLLLREFGYPL; encoded by the coding sequence ATGATCGATCCGCGCATCTACCTCGCCTCCAGAAGCCCGCGCCGCCGCGAGTTGCTGACGCAGATCGGCGTGCGCTTCGACCTGCTGCTGTTTCGCACCGGCGCGCGCGAGGACCATGAAGTCAGCGAAGACTGGCTTCCGGGCGAAACGCCGGAGGACTATGTCCAGCGCGTGGCGCGGGCCAAGGCGATGTTTGGCGCCAGCCTCATCGTCAGCCGGGGGATCGTCGCGCGGCCGGTACTGGCGGCCGACACCACGCTCGATTTCGACGGCGAGATCATCGGCAAGCCGCGCGACGAAGACGACGCGGCGGCAATCCTGGCGCGGCTTTCCGGCCGCGGCCATCGGGTACTGACCGCCATCGCCATGGCGCGCAACGAGCGCGTCGAACACCGCCTGTCGATCAGCGAAGTGCGGTTTCGCGCGCTGACCCCCGAAGAAATCCGGCGCTATGTCCTGAGCGGCGAGCCGATGGACAAGGCCGGCGCCTACGGCATCCAGGGCCGCGCCGCGATGTTCATCGAGGACATTCGCGGCTCGCACTCCGGCATCGTCGGCCTGCCCTTGTGCGAAACGACGCTGCTGCTGCGCGAGTTCGGGTATCCGCTGTGA
- the rng gene encoding ribonuclease G, whose protein sequence is MTEQFLINFTPQETRAALLQQGVVQELHIERTNGRGIVGNVYLGRVVRVLPGMQSAFIEIGLERTAFLHVADIWSERPGGNGYGSHDARPIERILSEGQSITVQVQKDPIGTKGARLTTQISIAGRLLVHLPQDTHIGISQRIGDEAEREKLRARIQALLPPDQPGGYILRTVAADASDEELAADIAYLRRIWREIETRKVGALPPMVLHHDLTLAQRVLRDLVTSETTGVIIDSRENFQKLQSFAHEYVPQVSARLLHYTGERPLFDLHGVEEEIQKALARRVDLKSGGYLIFDQTEAMTTVDVNTGGYVGSRNFDDTIFKTNLEAAQTIARQLRLRNLGGIIIADFIDMEDEEHKAAVLAEFNKALAKDHTRITVSGFTQLGLVEMTRKRTRESLAHVLCEPCPTCGGRGEVKTAQTVCYEVLRELLREARQFTAKEMRVLAAPVVIDLFLEEESQALAMLSEFIGLPISLHAESGYTQEQFDIVLM, encoded by the coding sequence ATGACAGAACAGTTCCTGATCAACTTCACGCCGCAGGAAACCCGTGCCGCATTGCTGCAGCAGGGTGTGGTGCAGGAACTGCACATCGAGCGGACCAACGGTCGCGGCATCGTCGGCAATGTCTATCTGGGCCGTGTCGTGCGGGTGCTGCCCGGCATGCAATCGGCCTTCATCGAGATTGGCCTGGAGCGCACCGCGTTCCTGCACGTGGCCGACATCTGGAGCGAGCGGCCGGGCGGCAACGGCTACGGCAGCCACGATGCCCGCCCGATCGAGCGCATCCTCAGCGAGGGCCAATCGATCACGGTGCAAGTGCAGAAGGACCCGATCGGGACCAAGGGCGCGCGGCTGACCACGCAGATTTCCATCGCCGGACGCTTGCTGGTGCATCTGCCGCAGGACACCCACATCGGCATCTCGCAGCGCATCGGCGACGAAGCCGAACGCGAAAAGCTGCGCGCCCGGATCCAGGCCCTGTTGCCGCCCGACCAGCCCGGCGGCTACATCCTGCGCACGGTGGCCGCCGATGCCAGCGATGAAGAACTGGCGGCCGACATCGCCTATCTGCGCCGCATCTGGCGCGAGATCGAGACCCGCAAGGTCGGCGCGCTGCCGCCGATGGTGCTGCATCACGACCTGACCCTGGCGCAGCGCGTGCTGCGCGACCTGGTGACCAGCGAAACCACCGGCGTCATCATCGATTCGCGCGAGAATTTCCAGAAGCTGCAAAGCTTCGCCCACGAATATGTGCCGCAGGTCAGCGCCCGCCTGCTGCACTACACCGGCGAGCGGCCGCTGTTCGACCTGCACGGCGTCGAGGAAGAAATCCAGAAGGCGCTGGCGCGCCGTGTCGACCTCAAGTCGGGCGGCTACCTGATCTTCGACCAGACCGAGGCGATGACCACGGTCGACGTCAACACCGGCGGCTATGTCGGCTCGCGCAATTTCGACGACACGATTTTCAAGACAAACCTCGAAGCGGCGCAGACCATCGCGCGCCAGCTGCGGCTGCGCAACCTCGGCGGCATCATCATCGCCGACTTCATCGACATGGAAGACGAAGAGCACAAGGCCGCGGTGCTCGCCGAATTCAACAAGGCGCTGGCCAAGGACCACACGCGCATCACCGTGTCCGGCTTCACCCAGCTCGGCCTGGTCGAGATGACCCGCAAGCGCACCCGCGAGAGCCTCGCCCATGTGCTGTGCGAACCCTGCCCCACCTGCGGCGGCCGCGGCGAAGTGAAGACGGCGCAGACGGTGTGCTACGAGGTGCTGCGCGAACTGCTGCGCGAGGCGCGCCAATTCACGGCGAAGGAGATGCGCGTGCTGGCCGCGCCGGTGGTGATCGACCTGTTCCTCGAAGAGGAATCGCAGGCGCTGGCCATGCTGTCCGAATTCATCGGCCTGCCGATTTCGCTGCACGCCGAGAGCGGTTACACGCAGGAGCAGTTCGACATCGTTTTAATGTAG
- the mobA gene encoding molybdenum cofactor guanylyltransferase MobA: MTQRDITGVILAGGQGRRMGGVDKGLQLLDGRPLVQWVLERLAPQVGTVLISANQNLERYAEFGCPVLPDRVSGFAGPLAGLHAALGAAATPLLMTAPCDSPFLPADLVQRLRLALDAENAELAVPRTGDRAHRAFSLVRCDAGPKLDAFLEAGERKVGLWHASLKIAEVAFDDEAEAFGNINTPDELAGCKPPTIAGHS; this comes from the coding sequence ATGACGCAGCGGGATATCACCGGAGTCATACTGGCCGGCGGCCAGGGCCGGCGCATGGGCGGCGTCGACAAGGGTCTGCAGCTGCTGGACGGCCGGCCGCTGGTGCAATGGGTGCTGGAACGGCTGGCGCCACAGGTCGGCACGGTGCTGATCAGCGCCAACCAGAATCTCGAACGCTATGCGGAATTCGGCTGCCCGGTGTTGCCGGACCGGGTTTCCGGTTTCGCCGGGCCGCTGGCGGGCCTGCACGCGGCACTGGGCGCGGCCGCAACGCCGCTGCTCATGACCGCGCCCTGTGACTCGCCCTTTCTGCCCGCCGACCTGGTGCAGCGTCTGCGGCTTGCGCTCGATGCCGAAAACGCCGAGCTTGCCGTCCCGCGCACCGGCGATCGGGCGCACCGCGCCTTCAGCCTGGTCCGGTGCGATGCGGGGCCGAAGCTCGACGCCTTTCTCGAAGCGGGCGAGCGCAAGGTAGGCCTTTGGCATGCCTCGCTGAAAATCGCCGAAGTCGCCTTCGACGACGAGGCGGAGGCCTTCGGCAACATCAATACGCCTGACGAACTTGCAGGCTGTAAGCCGCCGACAATCGCGGGGCATTCGTGA
- a CDS encoding zf-TFIIB domain-containing protein, with the protein MNTALVACPSCRAPMAAHRFKRKLDGEVELDLCFACQGIWFDDYESLQLAPAGVVDLFRLIHEHRDDQRLPLASPLHCPRCNERLIHSQDRVKSGLFNYQRCGQHGRFITFSQFMIEKGFVRQLTPIEIKEISVRIGVVRCTGCGSPVDIRKESACSHCRAPIAILDPQAVEKALSGYRHAAAGQARQTEPALLAETILFSERERSRRQRERGTGLNADIGDLMLDGVAMVWDILQ; encoded by the coding sequence ATGAACACCGCCCTCGTCGCTTGCCCTTCCTGCCGCGCGCCGATGGCGGCGCATCGCTTCAAGCGCAAGCTGGACGGCGAGGTGGAGCTTGACTTGTGCTTCGCCTGCCAGGGCATCTGGTTCGACGACTACGAAAGCCTGCAACTCGCACCGGCCGGAGTCGTCGATCTCTTCAGGCTGATCCACGAACATCGCGACGACCAGCGCCTGCCGCTGGCCAGCCCGTTGCACTGCCCGCGCTGCAACGAACGCCTGATCCATTCGCAGGACCGGGTCAAGAGCGGGCTGTTCAACTACCAGCGCTGCGGCCAGCACGGCCGCTTCATCACCTTTTCCCAGTTCATGATCGAGAAGGGCTTCGTGCGCCAACTGACGCCGATAGAGATCAAGGAAATCAGCGTTCGCATCGGCGTGGTGCGCTGCACGGGCTGCGGCTCGCCGGTGGATATCCGCAAGGAAAGCGCCTGCAGCCATTGCCGCGCGCCGATCGCCATCCTCGATCCGCAGGCCGTCGAAAAGGCACTCTCGGGCTATCGCCACGCCGCCGCCGGCCAGGCACGGCAGACAGAACCGGCACTGCTCGCGGAAACGATCCTGTTCAGCGAACGCGAACGCAGCCGGCGCCAGCGCGAACGGGGTACCGGGCTCAACGCCGACATCGGCGACCTGATGCTGGATGGCGTGGCGATGGTCTGGGACATTCTTCAATGA
- a CDS encoding DsrE family protein produces MSEHRQKLAILLWSATPERPQLCATPFVHAAAAAAFDCEVEIHFAGPAVRLLVAGVAESLRPWPGVDTSIYHMMRQAANLDVSFRACAMAMGALVAENEPLIPEYNGTVAASAFVARTLDPDWATLVF; encoded by the coding sequence ATGAGCGAACATCGCCAAAAACTCGCCATCCTGCTCTGGTCGGCGACGCCGGAGCGCCCGCAACTGTGCGCGACGCCCTTCGTGCACGCCGCCGCCGCCGCGGCCTTCGACTGCGAAGTCGAAATACACTTCGCTGGCCCCGCGGTGCGCCTGCTGGTGGCCGGCGTGGCCGAATCGCTGCGCCCCTGGCCGGGCGTCGATACTTCCATCTATCACATGATGCGGCAGGCGGCGAACCTCGATGTCAGCTTTCGCGCCTGCGCCATGGCCATGGGCGCCCTGGTCGCCGAAAACGAACCGCTGATCCCCGAATACAACGGTACGGTCGCCGCCAGCGCTTTCGTCGCCCGCACGCTCGATCCGGACTGGGCGACGCTGGTGTTCTGA